The Paraburkholderia sp. SOS3 genome includes a region encoding these proteins:
- the adk gene encoding adenylate kinase, whose translation MRLILLGAPGAGKGTQANFIKDKFGIPQISTGDMLRAAVKAGTPLGIEAKRYMDAGELVTDELIINLVKERLLEPDCKNGYLFDGFPRTLPQAEAMKQAGVAIDYVVEIDVPFDEIIVRMSGRRVHAPSGRTYHVKFNPPKVANVDDVTGEPLIQRDDDKEETVRKRLDVYVAQTKPLIDYYQAWAQKGDPSTALKAPAYRRISGLGTVDEIRTRVFDALK comes from the coding sequence ATGCGTTTGATCCTGTTGGGCGCGCCTGGAGCGGGCAAGGGCACCCAGGCAAACTTCATCAAGGACAAGTTCGGCATTCCGCAGATTTCGACGGGCGACATGCTGCGCGCGGCGGTGAAAGCGGGCACGCCGCTCGGCATCGAAGCGAAGCGCTATATGGACGCCGGCGAACTCGTCACCGATGAACTGATCATCAACCTCGTGAAGGAGCGTCTGCTCGAGCCCGACTGCAAGAACGGCTACCTGTTCGACGGCTTTCCACGCACGCTGCCGCAAGCCGAAGCGATGAAGCAGGCGGGCGTCGCGATCGACTACGTGGTCGAGATCGACGTGCCGTTCGACGAGATCATCGTCCGTATGAGCGGCCGCCGTGTGCACGCGCCGTCGGGCCGCACGTATCACGTGAAGTTCAATCCGCCGAAGGTCGCGAACGTCGACGACGTGACCGGCGAGCCGCTGATCCAGCGCGACGACGACAAGGAAGAAACCGTGCGCAAACGTCTGGATGTCTATGTCGCGCAGACGAAGCCGCTCATCGACTACTACCAGGCCTGGGCGCAGAAAGGCGATCCGTCCACCGCGCTCAAAGCGCCCGCGTATCGGCGTATTTCGGGGCTCGGCACGGTCGACGAGATCCGCACGCGCGTGTTCGATGCATTGAAGTAG
- the kdsB gene encoding 3-deoxy-manno-octulosonate cytidylyltransferase, whose amino-acid sequence MSSSTSGSASGSSVAAPPFIAVVPARLASTRLPNKPLADLGGKPMVVRVAERARESGAQQVLIATDAPQVFAAAREHGFDAVLTRADHPSGTDRLAEVAVQHGWSDDTIVVNVQGDEPLIDPALVRGVASHLAASEGCAIATAAHPICDPMEVFNPNVVKVVLDARGVALYFSRAPIPWARDAWQPRSPAQLPNLAEMPAPPASATVYRHIGLYAYRAKFLRAFPSLTLSPIEQTEALEQLRAMWHGERIAVLVTPDTPLPGVDTPADLARVQAFFGSSA is encoded by the coding sequence GTGAGCAGTTCAACAAGCGGTTCCGCGAGCGGCTCGTCTGTCGCCGCCCCGCCGTTCATTGCCGTCGTTCCGGCCCGCCTCGCTTCCACCCGCTTACCGAACAAGCCGCTCGCCGATCTCGGCGGCAAGCCGATGGTCGTGCGCGTTGCCGAACGCGCGCGCGAGTCGGGCGCACAGCAGGTGCTGATCGCGACCGACGCGCCGCAAGTGTTCGCGGCCGCACGCGAACACGGCTTCGATGCGGTGCTGACGCGCGCCGATCATCCGTCGGGCACCGACCGGCTTGCCGAAGTCGCGGTGCAGCACGGATGGAGCGACGACACGATCGTCGTCAACGTGCAAGGCGACGAACCGCTGATCGATCCGGCGCTCGTGCGCGGCGTTGCGTCGCACCTCGCGGCGAGCGAAGGATGCGCGATCGCGACCGCCGCGCATCCGATCTGCGATCCCATGGAAGTATTCAATCCGAACGTCGTGAAGGTCGTGCTCGACGCCCGCGGCGTTGCGCTTTACTTCTCGCGCGCGCCGATCCCATGGGCACGCGACGCGTGGCAACCGCGCTCGCCCGCGCAGTTGCCCAATCTCGCCGAAATGCCGGCGCCGCCTGCGTCCGCGACCGTCTACCGGCATATCGGCCTCTACGCTTACCGCGCGAAATTTTTGCGCGCGTTTCCGTCCCTGACGCTTTCGCCGATCGAGCAAACCGAAGCGCTCGAGCAGTTGCGCGCGATGTGGCATGGCGAACGGATCGCGGTGCTCGTCACACCCGATACGCCGCTGCCGGGTGTCGATACACCGGCCGATCTGGCGCGCGTGCAGGCGTTTTTCGGGTCGTCCGCGTAA
- a CDS encoding Trm112 family protein, giving the protein MDARLLEILVCPICKGPLSYDRSAQELICNADKLAYPIRDGIPVMLVEEARQTVEGTPVDLNPGSVA; this is encoded by the coding sequence GTGGACGCCCGTCTGCTTGAAATCCTCGTCTGCCCGATCTGTAAGGGCCCGCTCAGCTACGATCGTTCGGCGCAGGAGCTCATCTGCAACGCCGACAAGCTCGCTTATCCGATTCGCGACGGCATTCCCGTCATGCTTGTCGAAGAAGCACGGCAGACCGTCGAAGGTACGCCCGTCGACCTGAATCCGGGGTCGGTTGCGTGA